From one Lolium rigidum isolate FL_2022 chromosome 4, APGP_CSIRO_Lrig_0.1, whole genome shotgun sequence genomic stretch:
- the LOC124650302 gene encoding protein BFR2-like, translated as MDPENIMHMLIAYCDPSKPNEPITEDSTDVQPDKNSKEAGDSYLCNPIPENEHVGIDEEKMYLENEKDKANVPEDGSEDGSEDESEDGSEDESEDGSEDESEEEPELEEELHEPDHAPNTEYDQQDPPMTVGSTYPNMGIIGTTVRRVTLMTLLQCWLLENHQRRGQRLAKLPCPLCLTRMEHQQGCFFHHQAKT; from the exons ATGGATCCAGAAAACATAATGCACATGTTAATTGCATATTGTGATCCCTCCAAACCAAATGAGCCCATCACCGAGGATTCGACAGATGTTCAACCAGACAAAAACTCAAAAGAGGCCGGTGATAGTTATCTTTGCAACCCAATCCCGGAGAATGAGCACGTTGGTATTGATGAGGAGAAAATGTATTTGGAGAATGAGAAAGACAAAGCCAATGTTCCCGAGGATGGGAGCGAGGATGGGAGCGAGGATGAGAGTGAGGATGGGAGTGAGGATGAGAGCGAGGACGGGAGCGAGGATGAGAGCGAGGAGGAGCCTGAATTAGAGGAGGAGTTGCATGAGCCAGATCATGCCCCAAATACAGAGTATGACCAGCAAGACCCTCCAATGACTGTAGGATCCACATATCCCAA TATGGGCATCATTGGCACAACTGTAAGAAGGGTAACCCTGATGACATTGCTGCAATGTTGGCTATTAG AGAACCACCAAAGAAGAGGGCAAAGACTAGCAAAACTGCCCTGTCCATTGTGCCTTACGAGGATGGAGCACCAACAAGGATGCTTTTTCCACCACCAAG CCAAAACTTAG